From Gossypium raimondii isolate GPD5lz chromosome 11, ASM2569854v1, whole genome shotgun sequence:
AAGCCTTTCTCTTTTCGTTTGCCTTTTGGTATAGAGATAAACAGAAGAATGATCAATTTACCTGGCTCTCCTGTTCTGGAACCATACTTCAACCTGTCTAGGCCTCAGGTTTAATTGCTTTGCTAAAGCTTGCTTTTGCTTCTGTTAGCATAAAatataagaacaaaaaaaaaaaaaaaaagagagagatttGATTAATACAATAATCAAGCTGTTAGTGATGATAATCAATATCAGATAAAGAGAATTGGAGAGAGATGAAAGAGCATACAGGATTTAAAGTGCTATGCTGTTTGAAGCTTTCCTCGAGCAAAGCAGATTGGTCTTTGGTGAGCCTGAGTTTCTTTCTAGCATTAACaccatcttcatcttcttcactaACTCTGGAGGAATTCTTCTCTACCTCCACTTCTTCGCAGCTAAGGTCTCTTTCCCTTTTCACCCTACCACTAGAAAATGAAGAAACAGCACTATGGGGAGAAGCCTGACGGTACAAATCACCGGAGCCAGGCTCCTCATGGTTGTGAAGACAACCAACGCCTTTGTTCACATCAATCTTTTTGCTATTATCATTAACTAGGTATATCTCACCGGATAACGCCAACGTCAGCGATGGCTCGACACTTGCTGCTGCCATGGACATAGATGATTTCTTGGGAGTTTGATTGTTGTTGGCCTTGGATGGAGTTCCCAGGGTTGATGAAAAGCCTAACCCAAGAACAAGGCCTGTATTACATGCATCATCAATACCCATCAAGCTGAAATTTTGTCTACACaagtgggttttttttttggttagaaGGGGGTGAAGGaaagagagggagagggagTGGATTGAAAGATAACGAGGGTGCAAAAGGGTCTTAAGAAGGGAAGAGAATGAGTAAGACTTTTTGGAGGGAGAAAGAGGGTGTGGGTTGGGGTAGCTATGATTATTAATCAAAGGAAATGAAttgactattttttattttattttaggtataGAAAGTccataataaaaatcaataaattatacgaatcttgaatttattaaaatattaaatactatttaagagaaaaaaagattACATTAATGAAGGGAATTAAATTCTTTAGCGTCTACCATCCAACCCCACTCCAATTATCTCAGTATACCAAACAAACAAAGGCaatttcctctctttttctatGTTATGAAATCCCACAATTCACATTGTAACGGGAATCACATCAAGAGAATGATTCGCCAGCACTTAGGCCACCCTTTAACGTACCAATTTTAACTATTGCTACTCCTCGACTATCACttattccctttttttttcccttcctaTGGCTGCTTTTTTGTGTACGTATGTTTCAATTATTAGCCAACTTTTTCTTTGTCTAACTTTTGTCCTCAaaaccctttttatttattttcctatctccctttatctttttatatatgTGATGACCTATATTTTTGCACACATCCAAAGATTAATTACTTTTGTTTCCACAGAAGAAAAGTTTGATGATGGCagaaattttgggttaattattAAAGGCTGCctatataatttgaaatcatGATGCATAAAGGGCGGAACATCATTGGATATTAACAAGTTCCCTTTATAATACACCCATGAACTGTCTCCCACTCCATGCCTGATTTAACTAGTTAGGATCGGATGGGTAATCACGTCACCTTGCTTACCAAGTATTAACACTTGATATCcattattctatttttcattaatttggTGGGCAGTTTTTTCTCTTGCTTATTTATGAGTATGGAGATTAGAAAAAGATGTCCACTATCTCCTATTGTTTCAATCATCATGAAGGATGGTAGTTTCCttgttttcttgtttgtttagaagggaaaaaaaatcttataatttttctaattttgaatttcagtATATGTAATGCAATTTcagtttgttatttttatgtaatactTATAGAATAgtcttatcattttaattaattgatttaacatCTACTGCTTGagtcaatactaaaattttaaaattgaaaagtacaagaactaacaatgattaaattagaaaataagaGGAAATCCAACATTTGCATAGTACGAGATTAATAATAGAACTTGacttaacatatttaattactatcatttattttaagattaaaatttaaaaattttaaaaagtataaagattaaaaataactaaaactaagTTCATAACTAATgtatagtataaggactaatagcAAAAATAGACAGAAAGGGAAAAAGGGGGAAGAGAGAAGTAGGTAGAAAACATTTGAGAAGAGTTTGAAAGAGTTATAATGGTGCCAGGATATGATTCATCAGCAGGAATCCGGATCATTGCTTAACTAGAAAGTCGATGTAGAGAGTTTGGGGCCCCCATGCTTACATTGTATAAGCACTTCCCAATAATGCTTTGTCGGCTATTTTTACCCATTACAATTTAGAAGTTAGGTCACCCATAAAAACATGATTCAATTAAACCACCCATTAATTTAATACCAAAAACAATTGCGGATGATATGAGATAGATCAAgctcataaaataatattttatatttatatattaaaacgaTGAGAATTTTTTGCTGTCATTCAGGGACTTTGATTGTCCCCTGCAGGACCAATCATTTTTCAGAAAGGTGCTGCATTTGTTTCAATGAAATATAATGGCCTGTTTTCTCTATTCTTTTCAGCTGATCAAGTTTGAAAATTGGAACGAaaagttttcttcttttacaaattaattggAATATAGAAAGGGAATTCCCTTCTTTCAACTCTGATTAGtcaattttgtttatgtttctcCTTTGGTGATCATCATGATCGTTTAGGGATTAGGTTGAATTTGGTCTCCCTGTGTGTATATTGCAATTGTGCGTATTTTAAAAGGTAAGTCAGCCAACcctaattgaaattgaattactATTAATTAATTCACGGATTTAtggaataaatatatttattaaaattttatataaattttatataaaattttaattgaaatggtagaattaaaatatttaatattactatacattaaaattttattatatataaattttaattaattttatataaaattttattataactttttgtaaaatgaacaaattttcaattaattctcAATTGAATTGATACTCGATTGATTGGTGaactaatttacataaaatcTTGAGTATAATATAGatataaagtaaaaaagaaagaatattattgaatttgaaacttgggttttatagatttttagaGATAATTTTACGTGAATGGCAGCATTAATTTATAAGTATGTATTTACATATGtgtaattagaaaataaacatgttttttttaatattttgcatttgaaaacaaaaagaagtaCGCAACTTAACAACCCAATCACACTATTAGTTTATTGACTAATGGAAAATGGAGTGcaaatttctttcctttttacatatattaattagtttatgaACAATCTTTGAATGGTTATAAGATTATTCATTTATCATTACTTGGAAAGAGCCAGTcaacaacaaaaatgaaatttcaccTACAATAATGTTTGTTCAAGGAAAGAATTTagatcaaatatataataaggttttcacataaaaattatataaaaatgggTTTTTTTCATATGCTGTTaagtgaaatttaaaataataggataaaatataaaacttaaaaacttgttaattgtattcttttaaaaaataacattttttaaaagaatctCTAGTTCAGTcgtaaatcataataaattaagggttaaatgCTCAAATTAACGCTCAATCTTTTAGGGGTTGCTCATATAAGAGTCAAACCTTTGAAAATGCTTTTATAAGGTCTTAATCTTTACAAAAATGTTCAAGTAAGGATTTTTACGCACTTCAACccaatttgagtaaaaattaagtgattatattcTAATGTACTTAGAATAAAATACATGACAGTTTAATAAGATgttgcttgaaaataaaagtaataaaaacataatttaagacATGATATACAACATTTGAAAAGTCCTTATTTGGGCACTTTCAAAAAGGTCTGGCTTTCATATGAACGCTCTCAAAAAGTTTTGGTCCTTATTTGAGCACTTTGAAAGATTTGGCTTTCATTTGAGCACTTTTGTAAAGGTTAAGCCCTtatataaacattttgaaaGGTTTGACCCTTATATGAGTAATTCCTAAAAGGTCTGATGTCAATTTGAGCATTTAACCTAAATTAGAGTCTCTATAGATGAGGAAAATTTATGGACCAATTACAAAGTGCCACGTATCAAGCCAAAATTATTGTGGGTCGCATTAAAAATTATCATGATGAAAATGACGACATCATATATGTGCCACAATTAAAtttctctaattaatttaaattaattaagaaataaatattaaaattttatattatcaccaattaaataataaaataataatataataaatatttaacattaaaaagttttaaaaatattttgttaaaaatctaAGTTATGGTTTATTAATTGAATGctcatttttctaaaataatgtGGGTTGATATTgaagtattttttaaatatttatatgttttgtaattaaatttaaataaaaataattttaattaataaatagtaATTTGAGTAGGATGgattcaaaatcattttttacgAACTCAGTTAGATTTATCGGATTAGATAAATTGTTTAATCCTTGAACAAGTATAGTTAGACTtgataaagataaatttatttttcatacagTGTGGtcatcgatcattaattcattgtttaaaatgatcttataatttaaaatatattttattgtttttattaatatttttatatttttgttataattaaaatttaaaattatttaataaataataattcaaaccaagttttatttaatttgatttatgcATCTCTTTTCATAATCTCAAAGAAAAACGTTTTTCTTGTTATTCTTATAGTTacatctaaaaatatatatttattcctTTAAAGAATTCTAATCATAGGAACTAAACCCATCATCCGGCCATTATGCAGCTCTAGTTGTTAGGGTATGGGATAAGATCTATTTGATAGGGTAGTAGAGGGGGAATGGTGTAGGTGAGATTTGCTTTGATTATCTATCCAACTAACCTAGTATACCTTTCACCTATGGGCTTAGGCCCTACCTAGTATTATTGATGCCTACCAAAATTATGATTTCTTTGAAAGGGAGGAATCAAAGACAAATTCTTTTTTGTATACTCCTTTTTCTACTAAATTTGTTACATTgtcaaaaattttcaacctCAATCACTTATTTTATCAATACAAAATtgcaaaatatattataaaatttatttcatgtatttttataaaatataattaattaaaaatattaaaaataatttaaatcaaagTTCGAAAATTTTGTCATTCACATTTTTAGTAGGagagaatatttttttaatttaataagtgaactttttttttaagaaaacgtcattttattaaaattagccGCCTAGTTTGGGATATCCTAAttcttaaaagttttttttcataacttattcaaataaattgattatttatgaaaataactcaaatgtaaaattttgtaCAAAATTACTTGTTTTCTACACTGTATGTTGGTACCAGCCATCTCACCATCTGCACCACCCTCTATCATCCTCTAATGATTGTCCAGtctataaaaaatgattttctttttattgacaTTTTGTTCGTCAACAccaatatgtatttttttcaaatatacttaaaaatacGAGTATTCTgggatattttttaatttaataagtgaactttttttttaagaaaacgtcattttattaaaattagccGCCTAGTTTGGGATATCCTAAttcttaaaagttttttttcataacttattcaaataaattgattatttatgaaaataactcaaatgtaaaattttgtaCAAAATTACTTGTTTTCTACATGTATGTTGGTACCAGACCATCTCACCATCGCACCACCTCTATCATCCTCTAATGATTGTCCGAtctataaaaaatgattttctttttattgacaTTTTGTTCGTCAGCAccaatatgtatttttttcaaatatacttaaaaatcCGAGTATTCTGggattaaaaaaggaaaaaaaacaatattttaaaaggtGTCAGCATTGTCATTGCTGACACcggtttaaatttaaaaaaaaatgattttttttgtgtcAACGTTCCCTTTGCCAACACCTGTgtggtttttgaaaaaaaattttgctgGCGTACTCTAGTTGCCGAGACtggtgaaaataaaagaagaaggtAAGGAAAATGCGTGAGCAAAAACCAAGCAACCAGAGCATGCcgggaaaagaaaaattcaaaaaccacATCAGTGTCAGTAAAGAGAACGCAGACAccagaaaagcaaaaaaatcaatttttttaaaaattttaatcagtGCCAACAACATGAATGCCGacacttaaaaacaaaaaataaaaaaaattaaaatttgaatcggTATTGGTAACAAGAACATCGACAcctataaaatattattattatttcttgttttaatccTGGAATACTCGTATTTTTAAGtgtatttagaaaaaaaagacaTACCAATGCCAGCGAACACAGTGCCGATACCAAAAGAAATCAGTTTTTATAGACCGAGCAATCATTGGGGGATGATGGAGGGTGGTGCTGGCGGTGAGATGGCCGACACCAACATGCACTGTAAAAAACAtgtcattttcgtaaataatcaatttatttacgTAAAAAAAACCCAATACTTAACATTCTTTGATCCAAATGCCTCCTAAAGATTTACTTGTGTAACctataaacacataaatactagctaaagattatttaattactatttaaaaattatatttaaaatgttattttactaaatttgaaaatttaattcattaattacatatttttgttaatatcACATCTTAACCATATTTAGCATTTTCCTTGCACAATATATATAGTAAGTATATAACAGttcgtttttcagtggtgtcaaaaacagtgATTTTGGAACCCCGTTTCTGATAagtgagtccataaatattatttaatatttacggggttagtataaagtttaattaaagtttggtcctttaattttgtcaattaGATGGTTAATTGTGGTAGGACTAAAtttaaagtgataaaagttaAATCGCTAAGGATTTTTAGATTAGTTTAGGGACCAGTTGAACAATTGGACCCATTTATACTCAGTAATAGTGGAAGATGATGTATTCATCCACTAAGTTTcttaattacaattatatttaattaatgaaagtttaagttaaataattaaggttcattagttataattaaaatatataagacataagtattaaaagaaaagagccattttcttccatcttcttcttcaaccaTATAAGGGAAGAAAATATAGGGTTTGACATTTTCATGTTAAAGTCCTCAAttggtaagttttttttaaatccgtTTCTtataacttttatgtttttgagattccaatagcttgatttagctaacctggcgattaatttataaaactgttaaagttttcaaaagttttcattgttgagTCTTGAATATTTTGGTACTAAATTGTTAGGTTTTAAGTTTAgatatgaaaatgattaatttgtaaagtgaaacttttagttttgaacatagggactaaagtgtgaatattttgaaattagcataaaattttggtaattattgTCAATATAGGGCTTTAAAAGGATGTAATTGAGatcagtttcaaaatcgaagctcaattttgaaagatatgacattttctactttagggactaaattgaataaaatgtaaaactttaggaaaattttgtaaaatgaaaattaaattttcatatgcATGTAATTAATTGATATAAGGTATTTGGGATTggtaaattgaaattaaactaTCATTTGGGTCAAGATTTAAATCAAGTCGAGTATAAttaagaaaaggagaaaatgtTGATAAGTCATTATGATTCAACTTGTTTGTTGAATTTTTCAAGCAAGTTcatatgacatatatatatatatatatatatatatattcatatctaATTGTTATATGTACTTGAATTATAATCtttgtatatatgtgtatgtaattTGAGTTATTTACAAATTGGTTAAAAAATGTGAGATAATGACTGAATTGTAAAGAAATGATTAAACGAGTTAATTGTGCCCGAGTGAACATATTAAAGGATAGGATaaaattggcatgccaatatgGTTAGTTAGGTGCTTGTACGagtttgcacttcggtgcctctatttgcacttcagtgccttatggtgtggtgtagttccccgtatatttgaatttatttattaattcatcGGGCTACtggaatattttttaaaacggAATTGTCAgataaatgttatgaaattatgCTCAGATGACTATGTGTACTAGGAATGATATAAATGATGTATATGTTTGATGATTCAGATAGAATGACATTAAATTGAACTGTGTTGTCAGATTAAAATGTTATACGAATCATAATTGATTATATCATCTTACTATTGTGAAATGTGAAGAGAAGAGAGTTGTGTATTTAGCTAATTCATTgtgttaattatgttttgagGTAAGTTTACTGTTCtaaaacctatgaacttactaagcattcaaaatgcttactctattgttgttttcttttttgtagtTGTCCATTTGCAGAATCCTGTCGATCGGATCATCTTGGGGCGACATTATCCAGTTGTCGAATCAGTAGCCTTTTGAATGTTTTGTTTAGTTATATGTGACATTTATATAGATGTTGTTATATGTGTTTACTTGGATGGATAAATTGGTTTGAAATGTTTAATGTTGGAAGTGTGGAATGATTAAATGCATAACATAATGGTAATGTTCGGTATCATGTAGTAATTTTTAATCTATCatctaataaataaattgagtaTGTTTTGATATGACATGGTTAAAAGTGGTAAGATGCATTGGTAATATGTTGTGTTATAATGAATACAACATGAATGGCATTTTGAGTTTGTTAACACATAGCAAATTGGATGATTATGAATGTTTATAAACCAAAGGTTGGTTTGTTGAATTGGTATAACTTGGATTGACAATGGTTGCCAAATTTGTGGAAATGTTGGAATGaaagtttagaaataattaaatgaacggttaaatattttttttggactGATTTTGTGTAGGTTATAAGTGTATAATATGCATTAATTGAGCTAATGTTTTGGCTTGGCATggaataggtaccaaatggtcTAAAATGTACCACAGAGTCCTCGTTAAGGTGAGAAACTCTCCTCTTCGCAACGTCAATTGACAATTTGTGATGTCCCAACGTCGAGTGGCCAGACGTCGCAATGTGAAAAATTGTGGTGACATCATGACGTGGAGAAGACGGCATCACGATGACGGCCctagattttcaaaattttacaatttggtcccaattcatgCTCGGGCCAACAAAAAGTTtttgtaagctcgattaagGCTCGGATTTAGTTGTGAAACGTAATATGAATGTGCTTAGGCTATAAATGTCAGTTTGATTGATATAATTACTATGTTTTTGTCGGTAGTTGCTCCAGCGACGATTGTAGCATCCCGTAACTAGGACCAATGATTGGGTTGGTCGAGGGGTGTTATAAAGTACTTGTTAGAAAAACTCTTATGAAAGTTACACTAAATAATGTAACATATGTAAGATTatatattgagaaaaatgtagATAGTGTGAACCAATATACAATAACactaataaaagtattatatatagaaaaattaaattcataattttttttatttaataaaaattattaaatataaaatttttaaaaatatataattacaataaaagtAATAACAAGGTTTCTTTTGTTGACTCGAATCCATttattctctctctttctcttaacattattatatatttttataatgttaaattttaattttgatctctactatacttaaatttaaaatttaaaatttatattgtaattttcaacacaatttggtccctatgtttttgtaatataattcaaatatttaattattttaattaaaatgtttatgttaaattttaaacacatatgcTTCCAACAAAAAAATGCATTTTAATATGATGAGTTgaaataagtgttttttttaaatccattacatcattttaagagaaaaattatttagactaactaatgatattataataGTAGAGGAAacaattacatcaaataaaagCATATAGACTCTTTTCGGAAAAGGTATATGGACTAAATCACAAATTTAAGCATAGTAGAGCAATCAATACCATATATGACCTAAGACAATCTATCCCTAACACAATCATTCTTAATATATATACCGCTAATAATCAAAGAAGGCAATGAATAATATTAAGGAAAGTTTTACTAATTCATTCATATTTTTAGAGAATATGCATATGATTATATACACAAGAAATAATGACAAATAAGGAAATAATACTAATTCACATTCCTAATAATCTATTAATTACAACTATATAAAAGGCTATCAACACTCACCCTCAAGTTAGTTTGTAGATGTCCCGCATGCAGAACTTGCAGAGTAGATTGTGATTAGTCTTATAAATAAGCCATTTGGTAAAGCCATCGGCCAATTGTTTATCTAACGTTAAATGAAATAGGCTCAAGAGACCATTAgctaatttttctttgataaaaTGGTGATTGATTTCAATGTGTTTGGTCTTATCGTGTTGCACTGGATTTTGAGCTTAATAT
This genomic window contains:
- the LOC105804079 gene encoding homeobox-leucine zipper protein HAT22, coding for MGIDDACNTGLVLGLGFSSTLGTPSKANNNQTPKKSSMSMAAASVEPSLTLALSGEIYLVNDNSKKIDVNKGVGCLHNHEEPGSGDLYRQASPHSAVSSFSSGRVKRERDLSCEEVEVEKNSSRVSEEDEDGVNARKKLRLTKDQSALLEESFKQHSTLNPKQKQALAKQLNLRPRQVEVWFQNRRARTKLKQTEVDCEFLKKCCETLTDENRRLQKELQELKALKLAQPFYMHMPAATLTMCPSCERIGGVSDGSSKNPFSVLPSKPHFYNRFTNPSAAC